A genomic segment from Nicotiana tabacum cultivar K326 chromosome 7, ASM71507v2, whole genome shotgun sequence encodes:
- the LOC107765503 gene encoding uncharacterized protein LOC107765503, translating into MKAQALADHLDENPVDDEYQPLSTYFPDEEVNSVEEISEDINTWKIFFDGVVNAKAVGIVAILISPTGQHYRATARLRFFCTNNIAKYEACIMGMNMEIDQDIEELLIMGDSDLIIQQAQGEWETRDVKLIPYRQYIEDLSKRFKSIEFRYIPHCHNELANALTNLASMLPYPGNAHIDPLEIQIRERYGYCNMVDAELNIQPWYHDIKRFVKTKEYPEQASGDQKRTIRRHTSDFFISGVVEAANKNIKKILRKMIQSSRQWHKKLPFALLGFRTTMHTSVGVTPYLLVYGTEAIIPAQVEIPSLRIIVEAEIEDSEWVKDRLQQLTLIDEKRMAAVCHGQLYQQRMARAYNKKVRPRNFEVGQLALRHNLPHH; encoded by the coding sequence atgaaagcccaggcattagcagatcaccTGGATGAAAACCcagttgatgatgaataccaacctttgagcacttacttcccggatgaagaggtaaattcagttgaggaAATATCCGAAGATATTAATACTtggaaaatattctttgatggagTGGTAAATGCAAAAGCTGTTGGAATCgtggcaatcttgatctcacccactggtcagcattatcGAGCCACGGCCCGACTtcggtttttctgcacaaacaacatcgccaagtatgaagcctgcattatgggtatgaacatggaAATTGACCAAGATAtcgaagaattgttaatcatgggagattcagatctgatTATCCAACAAgcccaaggagaatgggagactcgagatgtCAAACTTATTCCCTACAGGCAATATATAGAAGATCTTAGCAAGCGGttcaaatcaatagagttcagatACATCCCTCattgtcacaatgaactggccaATGCACTTACTAATTTGGCCTCGATGTTGCCATACCCAGGTAATGCCCATattgatcccttggaaatccaaatcagggaaaggtATGGCTACTGTAATATGGTTGATGCGGAACTAAatattcagccatggtatcatgacataaaaagATTTGTGAAAAccaaagaataccccgagcaagccagcggagaccaaaagagaaccattagacggcaTACAAGTGATTTCTTTATTAGTGGTGTcgtcgaagcagcaaacaagaacatcaaaaagattttgagaaagatgattcaaagttccaggcagtggcataaaaagttgccttttgcattgttggggtttCGCACTACTATGCACACGTCGGTCGGAGTAACCCCgtaccttttggtttatggcactgaagccatAATACCCGCgcaagttgaaatcccttctctccggatcattgttgaagctgaaattgaagacagtgagtgggtcaaagaCCGTCTACAACAGTtaaccctgattgatgaaaagcgaatggccgcagtctgccacgggcagttgtaccaacaaagaatggcccgtgcttacaacaagaaagtacgacCCAGAAATTTTGAAGTGGGACAACTTGCTTTAAGGCATAATCTTCCTCATCAttag